One Thiovulum sp. ES genomic window carries:
- a CDS encoding O-methyltransferase (PFAM: O-methyltransferase), with protein MHDWNDKDSIEILSKISENMSENSSLFVFETLVPEKDEDKGVTLSFHLLNFLGGRERKKEEFYKLFTSANLEIVNLFAENELVSIFKLKQKF; from the coding sequence TTGCATGATTGGAATGATAAAGATTCAATTGAAATTCTTTCAAAGATTTCAGAAAATATGAGTGAAAATAGTTCGCTTTTTGTTTTTGAAACTCTTGTCCCAGAAAAAGATGAAGACAAAGGAGTAACTCTCTCTTTTCACCTCCTAAATTTTCTTGGAGGCAGAGAGAGAAAAAAAGAGGAATTCTATAAATTATTCACTTCTGCAAATTTAGAAATTGTAAATCTATTTGCAGAAAATGAGTTAGTTTCGATTTTTAAACTTAAACAAAAATTCTAA
- a CDS encoding transposase (PFAM: Putative transposase DNA-binding domain) codes for MKKVNPKFTSQKCSKCGYIDKENRKTQSEFKCLKCGHSENADLNASKNILAVGSTV; via the coding sequence ATGAAAAAAGTAAATCCAAAATTTACATCTCAAAAATGTAGCAAATGTGGATACATTGACAAAGAAAATAGAAAAACTCAAAGTGAGTTTAAATGTTTAAAGTGCGGACATTCTGAAAATGCAGATTTGAATGCATCAAAAAATATTCTTGCGGTAGGAAGTACCGTCTAA
- a CDS encoding putative transcriptional regulator yields the protein MDKVNPIEQICEDLGVNQKKLAEMMGITPNSLSNWKSGKQKIPSWSLKMFDLFKIQKEHEELKRTLSNFKVFN from the coding sequence TTGGACAAAGTAAATCCAATTGAACAAATTTGTGAAGATTTAGGAGTAAATCAAAAAAAGTTAGCCGAAATGATGGGCATTACACCAAATAGTTTATCAAATTGGAAAAGTGGAAAACAAAAAATACCATCTTGGAGTCTTAAAATGTTCGACCTATTTAAAATTCAAAAAGAACATGAAGAATTAAAAAGAACACTTTCAAACTTCAAAGTATTTAACTAA